The following are encoded in a window of Ruficoccus amylovorans genomic DNA:
- a CDS encoding flagellar hook-basal body complex protein encodes MGLTDNLYIGASAMQSFTNGMQAIGNNISNSKTIGYKKQDVHYSDSFGEALRDATVNGNGTAHGGIQIGDGVKVTASRQFFKQGPIDYTGVSSDLAIAGDGFFRLLDETNNVQYLTRDGSFRVDPEGYLVSQSGGYLLGLTGGTPLSDPAQLDRMRVSYTDQVKVNANGQPIDGSNRLVLADGSRALASPSSATGYFRSDADGHLLDTTGTFAPSDAVVLRPVSGNDLRAVYHELDGTSYLVNLAGNLVDANGAELDADSATAGAQALAFDPTVSLAGQGVGWSSFDLPAAVATDAVASAATWNPANPLAGQAAALPDPTDTNQVVLSLDSWNFTRDGSLIMNLSDGTSFKSGQVLLQQVQAPEMLQTLGDNQFGAIAQAGALGMTDWAVGSSVSADQLRDHLPDTGGNAVIKAQSLEQSNTDLTREFVNMITTQRAFQAGSRIISVIDEMMQETVNLKR; translated from the coding sequence ATGGGATTGACAGACAATTTATACATCGGCGCCAGCGCCATGCAGTCCTTCACCAACGGGATGCAGGCCATCGGCAACAACATCTCCAACTCCAAGACGATCGGCTATAAAAAGCAGGACGTGCACTACAGCGACTCCTTCGGGGAAGCCCTGCGCGACGCCACTGTGAACGGAAACGGCACCGCCCACGGCGGCATCCAGATCGGCGACGGGGTCAAGGTCACCGCCTCCCGGCAGTTCTTTAAACAAGGCCCGATCGACTATACGGGCGTCTCCTCGGATCTCGCCATCGCCGGTGACGGTTTCTTTCGGCTGCTGGACGAGACGAACAACGTGCAGTACCTGACCCGGGACGGCTCGTTCCGGGTCGATCCGGAGGGCTACCTGGTGTCGCAGAGCGGGGGCTATCTCCTTGGGTTGACGGGGGGCACGCCGCTGTCCGATCCCGCGCAGTTGGACCGCATGCGGGTCAGCTACACCGATCAGGTTAAAGTTAACGCGAACGGCCAACCCATCGACGGCTCCAACCGCCTCGTTCTGGCGGATGGCTCGCGGGCGCTGGCCAGTCCGTCATCGGCCACCGGCTACTTCCGCTCGGATGCGGACGGTCACCTGCTCGACACCACAGGGACATTCGCCCCGAGTGACGCAGTGGTGCTGCGCCCGGTTTCGGGTAACGATTTGCGGGCCGTTTACCACGAACTCGACGGAACCAGCTACCTGGTAAACCTGGCCGGCAATCTCGTCGATGCCAACGGGGCCGAACTCGATGCGGACTCCGCGACGGCGGGTGCGCAGGCTCTTGCCTTCGACCCCACGGTCTCACTCGCGGGGCAGGGAGTGGGCTGGTCTTCGTTCGACCTTCCGGCCGCCGTCGCCACGGATGCCGTGGCCTCCGCCGCCACCTGGAACCCGGCGAACCCCCTCGCAGGGCAGGCCGCCGCCCTGCCGGACCCGACCGACACGAACCAGGTGGTCCTCTCGTTGGACTCCTGGAACTTCACCCGGGATGGTTCGCTGATCATGAACCTGAGCGACGGGACCAGCTTCAAGAGCGGGCAAGTCCTGCTGCAACAGGTACAGGCGCCCGAGATGCTTCAGACTCTCGGGGACAACCAGTTCGGTGCGATCGCTCAGGCGGGCGCGCTGGGCATGACCGACTGGGCAGTCGGATCGTCGGTCAGCGCCGATCAGTTGCGCGACCATCTGCCCGACACCGGCGGCAACGCCGTGATCAAGGCCCAATCGCTCGAACAATCCAATACGGACCTGACGCGTGAGTTCGTCAACATGATCACCACCCAGCGGGCCTTTCAGGCCGGGTCTCGGATCATCTCCGTCATCGACGAAATGATGCAGGAAACGGTGAACCTCAAACGATAA
- a CDS encoding flagellar basal body-associated FliL family protein encodes MAEDTENPPPAPAKAPIPWLPLGLVLLIIPVITLLLTEFFVIPRLKSSLVAEVRPASAEAPEPPAAEEESSDAHAAKTESAETGDHSTGKNKGGTVTFEEMISNLSGTMGTRFIKVSFEISSSDQRLSELVAAHRPRVQDAIITTLSSHTIQQIEAVGGRDGLRLALMGAINEALGEQVADHLYFTEFIIQ; translated from the coding sequence ATGGCAGAAGACACAGAAAATCCGCCCCCCGCGCCCGCTAAGGCACCGATCCCCTGGCTACCTCTTGGACTGGTGCTCTTGATTATCCCCGTCATCACACTGCTGCTGACCGAGTTCTTCGTCATTCCGCGGCTCAAGTCCAGCCTCGTCGCCGAGGTCAGGCCCGCTTCGGCGGAAGCCCCCGAGCCTCCGGCTGCGGAGGAGGAAAGCAGCGACGCTCATGCCGCCAAAACCGAATCTGCCGAAACCGGTGATCACTCCACAGGTAAAAACAAAGGCGGAACAGTGACATTTGAGGAGATGATCTCGAACCTGTCGGGAACGATGGGCACGCGTTTCATCAAGGTCAGCTTCGAGATCAGCAGCAGCGATCAACGGCTGAGCGAACTGGTCGCCGCGCACCGTCCGCGTGTGCAGGACGCCATCATTACCACGCTCTCCAGCCACACGATTCAGCAGATCGAGGCGGTCGGCGGACGCGACGGCCTCCGGCTGGCCCTCATGGGCGCTATCAACGAAGCTCTGGGCGAACAGGTTGCCGACCATCTCTATTTTACCGAATTCATCATTCAATAA